A DNA window from Paenibacillus andongensis contains the following coding sequences:
- a CDS encoding YdcF family protein — MTVQPNMNKKQRAISPTPKKRRRTGQKSKFNRMLTKVFRIVVTVFILLVAWIVYIQWKVQIAPDQTLPKQVDVGIVLGASLRQDIPSPGLQERLDLAIALYKEGRFKQLIVSGGLDHNGSKLTEAEGMRNYLVKKGLPAKSILIEPRATSTYENLLYSKQIMDEQGLVSSIIMTHQFHGSRSLDIAETIGLKQPLISSTKSEVLFMPYHEARETLAYTKWYWTKLLLKVGI, encoded by the coding sequence ATGACTGTACAGCCAAACATGAATAAGAAACAACGAGCCATCTCTCCAACACCGAAAAAACGCCGACGAACAGGGCAAAAATCTAAGTTCAACCGTATGCTTACGAAAGTGTTTCGGATTGTAGTTACCGTATTCATCTTGCTTGTCGCTTGGATCGTCTATATCCAATGGAAGGTTCAAATTGCTCCTGATCAAACGCTGCCTAAGCAAGTTGACGTGGGTATCGTACTAGGAGCTTCCTTGCGCCAAGATATCCCCAGCCCTGGCCTCCAGGAGCGTCTAGATTTGGCTATTGCCCTTTATAAAGAGGGACGGTTTAAACAACTGATCGTTTCCGGAGGTCTGGATCATAACGGCTCCAAACTAACGGAGGCGGAGGGAATGCGTAATTATTTGGTTAAAAAAGGGCTTCCAGCCAAAAGCATTTTGATAGAGCCGCGGGCGACAAGTACTTATGAGAATTTGCTTTACAGCAAGCAAATTATGGACGAGCAAGGTCTTGTAAGTTCGATTATCATGACCCATCAATTTCATGGTTCTCGTTCACTCGACATCGCGGAAACGATCGGCTTGAAGCAGCCTCTTATTTCATCTACGAAGTCAGAAGTGCTCTTCATGCCTTACCATGAAGCGAGAGAAACGCTGGCTTACACGAAGTGGTATTGGACAAAGCTGCTACTAAAGGTAGGCATATGA
- a CDS encoding lipoate--protein ligase — MLFIDNEGITDPRINLAIEEYALRQLPNDESYLLFYINEPSIIIGKNQNTIEEINPEYVKANNLHVVRRLSGGGAVYHDLGNLNFSFITRDDGNSFHNFQKFTEPVVEALRKLGVEAALTGRNDIQVGERKISGNAQFATKGRMFSHGTLLFDSEIENVVSALKVNLDKIQSKGIKSIRSRVANIIEFLNEPITMEEFRNKLLVSIFGAEESEVPLYKLSEEDWDRIHELSEERYQNWDWNYGKSPKSTVQNSKRFEGVGTIDVRLDIEVGHIHDIKIYGDFFGASDVAELEEALRGSRYEESSVSEQLSGVELQRYFGALDLESFIALMMLN; from the coding sequence ATGCTATTTATCGATAACGAAGGAATCACAGATCCTCGGATTAATTTAGCCATAGAGGAATATGCCCTAAGACAACTCCCTAACGATGAGAGTTACTTGCTCTTTTACATCAACGAACCATCCATTATTATTGGTAAAAATCAAAATACAATTGAAGAAATCAATCCCGAATATGTCAAAGCGAATAACCTTCATGTGGTTCGGAGATTATCGGGTGGCGGAGCCGTATATCATGATTTGGGCAACCTGAATTTCAGCTTCATTACACGGGATGACGGTAACTCATTTCACAATTTTCAAAAGTTTACTGAACCCGTTGTTGAAGCTCTTCGTAAGCTTGGTGTTGAAGCGGCTTTAACGGGCCGCAATGATATCCAGGTGGGTGAGCGCAAAATTTCGGGCAATGCACAGTTTGCAACCAAGGGCAGGATGTTCAGTCACGGAACACTGCTCTTCGATTCAGAAATCGAAAACGTCGTATCAGCCCTTAAGGTTAATCTCGATAAGATTCAGTCCAAGGGCATTAAATCGATTCGCAGCCGGGTCGCTAACATCATCGAGTTCTTGAATGAGCCGATTACGATGGAGGAATTCCGAAATAAGCTTCTTGTTTCTATTTTCGGTGCCGAAGAGTCTGAAGTTCCCCTGTACAAGCTATCTGAGGAGGACTGGGACCGTATTCACGAACTATCTGAGGAGCGCTATCAGAACTGGGACTGGAACTACGGGAAATCACCCAAAAGTACAGTGCAAAATTCCAAACGCTTCGAAGGCGTCGGTACCATAGATGTGCGTTTAGATATTGAAGTAGGTCATATTCATGATATAAAAATATATGGAGACTTCTTCGGAGCCAGTGACGTAGCAGAACTAGAGGAAGCGCTGCGTGGTTCGCGGTATGAAGAGTCATCTGTAAGCGAACAGTTGTCAGGAGTGGAATTGCAGCGTTACTTTGGTGCGCTGGATTTGGAGTCTTTTATAGCATTAATGATGTTAAATTAG
- a CDS encoding GNAT family N-acetyltransferase yields the protein MGLIIRTAQLEDYESVNAIIRVGQEEHADALPKRFARLDHVVAMGWYRSFSDQQNKVILVAEKEGLVVGVAMLEMKKSPTYEALVPRTYAYLNELAVSPDFLRQGIGTKLYEASIAWAKERSAASLELNVWEFNERAIAFYQSLGMSTLNRTMTTEI from the coding sequence TTGGGACTCATCATTCGTACCGCACAATTAGAAGATTACGAATCCGTGAATGCCATCATTCGAGTAGGGCAGGAAGAACATGCGGATGCGTTGCCGAAGCGTTTTGCCAGGTTAGATCACGTTGTTGCTATGGGTTGGTACCGAAGTTTTTCAGATCAACAGAACAAAGTGATTTTAGTCGCAGAGAAAGAAGGCTTGGTCGTTGGGGTTGCTATGCTGGAAATGAAGAAATCGCCTACCTACGAAGCGCTTGTTCCTCGAACTTATGCGTATTTAAATGAACTGGCCGTTTCACCGGATTTTCTGCGTCAGGGTATTGGTACAAAGCTATATGAAGCTTCTATTGCCTGGGCTAAGGAGCGTTCAGCTGCTTCACTTGAATTAAACGTATGGGAATTTAATGAGCGTGCCATTGCCTTTTATCAATCTTTAGGGATGTCAACCTTAAATCGGACCATGACGACCGAGATATGA
- the miaA gene encoding tRNA (adenosine(37)-N6)-dimethylallyltransferase MiaA, producing the protein MLAPSAKPKLLVLLGPTAVGKTKLSLEIAQKFGCEIISGDSMQVYRGMDIGTAKASEAEQKLVPHHLIDIHDPSYPFSAAEFQERVKALILDIHSRGKLPFIVGGTGLYIESVCYDYQFTEVSMDEAFRQEQEAFAIEHGDEALHQKLRDIDPESADRLHANDRRRVIRALEIYYISGETMTAHLAAQKKESPYELCIIGLTMDRATLYKRIEERIDVMMQEGLIEEVQSILAAGCPKQAISMQALGYKEIVSYLEGELSLEEAVTLLKRDTRRFAKRQVSWFRHMKDIHWVDVTVSANFSAHFQIINDILAGKFVHKIEYN; encoded by the coding sequence GTGTTAGCCCCATCAGCCAAGCCGAAATTACTCGTGCTACTAGGTCCCACGGCAGTTGGCAAGACCAAGCTAAGTTTAGAAATCGCTCAGAAGTTTGGCTGCGAAATTATTTCCGGAGATTCCATGCAGGTGTATCGAGGTATGGATATTGGAACAGCCAAAGCGAGTGAAGCTGAGCAGAAGCTTGTCCCGCATCATTTGATTGATATTCATGATCCTTCCTATCCCTTTTCGGCGGCTGAGTTTCAAGAGCGTGTAAAGGCATTGATTCTGGACATTCATTCGCGTGGGAAGCTTCCATTTATTGTAGGAGGTACAGGCCTTTATATCGAGTCTGTATGTTACGATTATCAATTCACGGAAGTCAGTATGGATGAAGCTTTCCGCCAAGAACAGGAAGCGTTCGCTATTGAGCATGGGGACGAGGCGCTGCATCAGAAGCTGCGTGATATTGATCCTGAAAGCGCTGATCGACTTCATGCCAATGATCGCAGACGTGTAATACGAGCTCTTGAGATCTATTATATCTCTGGTGAAACGATGACAGCCCATTTGGCAGCCCAGAAAAAAGAGTCTCCTTACGAACTATGTATCATTGGACTGACGATGGATCGCGCTACTTTGTACAAGCGAATTGAGGAACGTATCGACGTTATGATGCAGGAGGGGCTTATTGAGGAAGTTCAATCGATCCTAGCCGCAGGCTGTCCCAAGCAGGCGATTTCTATGCAGGCACTCGGTTACAAAGAAATCGTCAGCTATCTGGAAGGTGAGTTGAGTTTAGAGGAAGCGGTAACGCTGCTTAAGCGTGACACGCGCCGATTTGCGAAGCGCCAAGTGTCATGGTTTCGGCATATGAAAGACATTCATTGGGTGGATGTTACGGTATCAGCAAATTTTTCTGCCCATTTCCAAATTATTAATGATATACTAGCAGGAAAGTTTGTACATAAAATTGAATATAATTAA
- a CDS encoding GNAT family N-acetyltransferase, whose protein sequence is MYEKTDFFITIDKVASNTWPAETCTSLDNWLLRASRGVTKRANSVLAIGEYPDDPNWLAKIEQFYQKLGLPAIFQISDASPEGLDEFLETKGYVIDTPCLMMTATSQQVCDNANNKIMQKNSSVQIEWAEAADAPWLDAFLKLEQFPEERETFYYGLFERMPTSKGFLKLKLNDQIIALGTAIVENEWAGFVNVVIHEDYRGKGLGYVLMHALTEWSMDHGATKQYLQVITSNKPAVTLYEKLGYQASYGYHYRTKYELQPLVSS, encoded by the coding sequence ATGTACGAAAAAACAGACTTTTTTATCACCATCGATAAAGTGGCTTCAAACACGTGGCCTGCCGAAACATGCACTTCCCTTGACAATTGGCTCCTACGGGCCTCCCGAGGCGTCACTAAACGTGCAAACAGCGTCCTTGCCATCGGTGAATATCCAGATGATCCTAATTGGCTTGCGAAAATAGAGCAATTCTATCAAAAGCTTGGTTTACCCGCAATTTTTCAAATTAGCGACGCTTCCCCCGAAGGTCTGGATGAATTTCTTGAAACAAAAGGATATGTGATAGACACACCATGTTTAATGATGACCGCAACAAGTCAACAAGTCTGCGATAACGCAAACAATAAGATCATGCAAAAGAATTCATCCGTCCAGATTGAATGGGCTGAAGCAGCAGATGCTCCATGGCTTGATGCTTTTCTCAAGCTTGAACAGTTTCCCGAAGAACGCGAAACTTTCTATTACGGACTATTTGAACGAATGCCGACTTCAAAAGGGTTCCTAAAGCTGAAATTAAACGACCAGATCATCGCGTTAGGCACAGCTATTGTGGAGAACGAATGGGCAGGTTTTGTAAACGTCGTTATCCATGAAGACTACCGAGGCAAAGGACTCGGATACGTCCTCATGCACGCACTGACGGAATGGAGTATGGACCACGGTGCTACGAAGCAGTATTTACAGGTTATTACTTCCAATAAACCAGCGGTAACTTTGTATGAAAAGCTGGGTTACCAAGCTAGTTATGGCTATCATTACCGAACTAAGTATGAATTGCAGCCCCTTGTATCATCCTAA
- a CDS encoding transglycosylase domain-containing protein, whose amino-acid sequence MDLEKPTNKQTTANTKTKPQGSKKGSKKKGFNVRQFIMGSIIAAILAIICAMGIYIVVIMNGFKILDNNIDKIDTASESTLIYAQEEGKDKTAKEIGKIYKGENRESVNIKDVPERLKQAFIATEDRRFNEHSGVDFISIGRALVKDIIHMSAVEGGSTITQQLAKNVFLSSEKTAFRKGTEMSIAFALDERFSKDEILEKYLNRIFFGSNAYGIKAAAKVYFGKSNLNDLKVWEMATLAALPKAPSKYSPLAHPDLSKERRAVVLRLMTDQGYITEAERAEAAAVDYVPPAASTQGTKDYATFLDYVVDEAENMYGIDEDELLTKGYRIYTTMNEKAQKVMEQTYANPSFFQKDASDGQKIQSAMVIMDNKTGGLMAMVGGRDYKTKGFSRVYSKRQPGSSFKPIAAYGPALESGNYTPYSILDDTQTTFGNGTYSPRNYDRTTHGQVTMFEAVKKSYNLAPVWLLDQLKVSKAIEFAKKVGVPLNEQKDKNLSIALGGLTDGVSPLQMATAYTAFANQGMQNKTHAILRITDSKDKEIVAYKPEKKQVIQPKTAYYMTLLLQGVVEPGGTGTKAKFNRPVAGKTGTTGLDIKGIEQYDRDVWFVGYTPEWTAAVWEGFDKVDAKHYVTIGSGSPSAIFKEVMSKSLEGRPVTNFVKPDGVPDLTEPPKGISDLTAVYSPETKSVKLAWTSLGEKIAYQVFRKGTKDTEPKMLIQSATTEVNDTTVSSEETYQYYVVPINLDSNTEGAKSNIASVEIPKDGTLPDGTKPSPSPSVSPSTSPGKNPLEPTLSPGTKPTPSPGSTNKPGTSPTPSINPSPSPTPSPANKPVDGSEEKPKDGKQDGGQVIVPKL is encoded by the coding sequence ATGGATTTGGAGAAACCTACGAATAAGCAAACAACTGCGAATACAAAGACGAAACCACAAGGAAGCAAAAAAGGCTCTAAGAAAAAAGGATTCAATGTTCGCCAATTTATTATGGGTTCGATTATTGCTGCCATTCTGGCTATTATTTGTGCAATGGGCATTTATATCGTCGTTATTATGAACGGCTTTAAGATTCTTGATAACAACATTGATAAGATTGATACGGCGAGTGAATCGACGCTCATTTATGCGCAAGAAGAAGGAAAAGATAAGACTGCAAAGGAAATTGGTAAAATCTATAAAGGTGAAAATCGAGAAAGTGTGAACATCAAAGATGTTCCGGAGCGATTAAAGCAAGCCTTCATTGCAACGGAAGATCGTCGGTTTAACGAGCATTCAGGTGTTGATTTTATATCCATTGGGAGAGCGCTTGTTAAAGATATTATTCATATGAGCGCTGTAGAGGGTGGAAGTACAATTACCCAGCAGCTCGCTAAAAATGTGTTCCTGAGTTCCGAGAAAACAGCTTTTCGTAAAGGGACGGAAATGTCAATCGCTTTCGCATTAGACGAAAGGTTTAGTAAGGATGAAATTCTTGAGAAATATTTAAATCGGATTTTCTTCGGCAGTAACGCCTATGGCATTAAAGCGGCAGCCAAGGTGTATTTCGGTAAATCCAATTTGAATGATTTGAAGGTATGGGAGATGGCGACGCTAGCTGCTTTGCCAAAAGCGCCTTCGAAATATTCGCCACTCGCTCATCCGGACTTATCGAAGGAACGTCGAGCTGTCGTTCTTAGGCTGATGACTGATCAAGGCTATATTACAGAGGCCGAGCGTGCTGAAGCTGCAGCAGTAGATTATGTTCCGCCTGCAGCGTCTACGCAAGGCACCAAGGATTATGCGACTTTCTTGGATTATGTGGTAGATGAAGCTGAAAATATGTATGGCATCGATGAAGATGAATTGCTGACCAAAGGCTACCGCATCTATACGACCATGAATGAGAAAGCGCAAAAAGTGATGGAGCAGACTTATGCAAATCCAAGCTTTTTCCAGAAGGATGCTTCTGATGGTCAAAAGATTCAGAGTGCCATGGTTATTATGGATAACAAAACAGGCGGTTTGATGGCAATGGTAGGCGGCCGGGATTACAAAACAAAAGGCTTCAGTCGGGTCTATTCCAAAAGACAGCCGGGATCATCGTTCAAGCCGATAGCAGCATATGGTCCTGCGCTTGAGAGCGGGAATTATACACCGTATTCCATCTTAGATGATACGCAGACAACTTTCGGTAACGGGACTTACTCTCCACGTAACTATGACCGTACTACACATGGGCAAGTGACGATGTTTGAGGCCGTCAAAAAGTCTTATAATTTGGCTCCTGTTTGGTTATTAGATCAACTTAAAGTATCGAAAGCGATTGAATTTGCCAAAAAAGTCGGCGTTCCTCTCAATGAACAAAAGGACAAGAACTTGTCCATTGCGCTGGGTGGACTAACGGATGGCGTTTCTCCCTTGCAAATGGCGACGGCGTACACAGCATTTGCTAACCAAGGGATGCAAAATAAAACACATGCCATCCTACGCATAACGGATTCGAAAGATAAAGAAATCGTTGCCTATAAGCCTGAGAAGAAACAGGTTATTCAACCTAAAACAGCTTATTACATGACGCTGCTGCTTCAAGGTGTTGTAGAACCAGGCGGTACAGGGACTAAAGCGAAATTCAATCGTCCTGTTGCCGGCAAAACGGGTACAACTGGACTGGACATCAAGGGAATTGAACAATATGATCGTGATGTGTGGTTTGTCGGTTATACGCCGGAGTGGACAGCAGCTGTCTGGGAAGGTTTCGATAAAGTAGATGCGAAGCACTATGTTACAATCGGCAGCGGAAGCCCGTCGGCTATCTTTAAAGAAGTGATGTCGAAGTCGCTGGAAGGGCGACCTGTGACGAACTTCGTGAAGCCAGATGGGGTGCCTGATCTAACGGAACCGCCAAAAGGGATCTCGGATTTAACGGCTGTTTATTCACCTGAAACGAAGTCGGTTAAATTGGCCTGGACCTCACTAGGAGAGAAGATTGCTTATCAGGTGTTCCGAAAAGGTACCAAAGACACAGAGCCGAAGATGCTGATTCAATCGGCAACAACTGAGGTGAATGATACTACTGTTAGCAGCGAAGAAACTTATCAATATTATGTTGTACCGATTAATTTGGACTCAAATACTGAGGGTGCCAAATCCAATATAGCTTCTGTCGAAATACCGAAGGATGGCACACTACCTGACGGTACCAAGCCATCGCCTTCACCATCGGTCTCGCCGTCTACATCACCTGGTAAGAATCCGCTAGAGCCGACGCTATCGCCGGGTACGAAGCCTACGCCATCGCCCGGAAGTACGAATAAGCCTGGCACAAGTCCAACGCCAAGCATCAACCCAAGTCCAAGTCCTACCCCATCTCCGGCTAATAAGCCGGTTGATGGTTCCGAGGAAAAGCCGAAGGATGGCAAGCAAGACGGGGGACAGGTTATTGTACCGAAGCTATAG
- a CDS encoding alpha/beta hydrolase → MKQPCLLFHGFTGGPYEVEPLARHLRERGQLCEVPRLPWNGEFSHQLRDSHWEDWVREAEEHAERMTLQYGSFDMVGFSMGGLLAAYLSVRYPVRRLILLNTAVIYVSPRRMLDVIRDEWKYQRKISFIKAKSTPLRAAWQFTQLVRHLKPELSQVSIPTLIAQSEKDHVIHPQSAQYIYRKLKGHRELHWHSRSNHLICLSEDAATLFRQVSAFLDKE, encoded by the coding sequence GTGAAACAACCATGTTTATTGTTCCATGGATTCACCGGTGGACCTTATGAGGTTGAGCCGTTAGCACGGCATTTACGTGAACGCGGACAGCTTTGTGAGGTCCCGAGACTCCCATGGAACGGAGAATTCAGTCATCAATTAAGAGATTCGCATTGGGAAGATTGGGTACGTGAAGCTGAAGAGCATGCTGAGCGAATGACGCTCCAATATGGATCATTTGATATGGTAGGCTTCTCGATGGGAGGGCTGCTTGCCGCTTATTTATCCGTTCGATATCCGGTTCGAAGGCTGATCCTTTTGAATACGGCAGTTATTTATGTCAGTCCTAGAAGAATGCTGGATGTCATTCGAGATGAGTGGAAGTATCAAAGGAAAATCAGCTTTATTAAAGCGAAGTCCACGCCGCTGCGAGCTGCTTGGCAGTTTACGCAGCTCGTTCGACATTTGAAACCAGAACTAAGTCAAGTAAGCATACCGACACTCATCGCGCAGTCTGAGAAAGATCATGTCATTCATCCGCAAAGTGCGCAATACATCTACAGAAAGCTTAAAGGGCATCGCGAGCTGCATTGGCATTCGAGATCTAATCATTTGATTTGTCTGAGTGAGGATGCGGCCACGTTGTTTCGTCAAGTCAGTGCATTTTTGGATAAGGAGTAG
- a CDS encoding class I SAM-dependent methyltransferase → MTTSYNPSSVLLDKAVRLAAAYDGRVVPRRKYSLEHLRNNYKDDSLLLVTRDEIRYYGDDQPAYFFHPSMALVRVKRMQRGEADLLIEASGAAFGDDIVDCTAGLASDSIVFSFAVGPQGSVTALESEKIPAMLIQEGLAVYESEIPELNEAMRRITVRKTHHLAYLQQLAPQSVDVVYFDPMFRSPIEESQAISHLRRNANDEAVRMASIEEAKRVARKSIVLKENRDSKEFARLGFEHVLRSTTKTTYGVIRLC, encoded by the coding sequence GTGACAACTTCATATAATCCGTCCAGTGTTTTATTGGACAAAGCCGTACGATTGGCTGCTGCGTATGACGGCCGAGTCGTACCCCGAAGGAAGTATTCTTTGGAACATCTTAGGAATAATTATAAGGATGATTCCCTTCTGCTTGTGACAAGAGATGAGATCAGGTACTATGGAGATGACCAACCTGCGTACTTTTTTCATCCAAGTATGGCCCTCGTTCGTGTCAAACGTATGCAGCGAGGTGAAGCCGATTTATTAATTGAGGCTTCTGGTGCAGCATTTGGCGATGATATCGTGGATTGTACAGCAGGTTTAGCGTCGGATTCTATCGTTTTCTCCTTTGCTGTTGGCCCGCAAGGAAGCGTCACGGCACTTGAAAGCGAAAAGATTCCAGCTATGCTGATCCAAGAGGGTTTAGCCGTTTATGAATCGGAAATTCCCGAGCTTAACGAGGCTATGAGGCGCATCACGGTTAGAAAGACACATCACCTCGCGTATTTACAGCAATTGGCACCGCAAAGTGTAGATGTTGTCTATTTTGACCCGATGTTTCGCAGTCCGATTGAGGAATCTCAAGCGATTTCTCATCTTAGACGCAATGCGAACGATGAAGCTGTCCGTATGGCATCTATCGAAGAGGCTAAAAGAGTTGCACGCAAGAGCATTGTGCTCAAAGAAAACAGAGACAGTAAAGAATTTGCCCGGCTCGGGTTCGAGCATGTATTGCGATCGACGACCAAAACAACGTATGGAGTGATTCGACTGTGTTAG
- the hfq gene encoding RNA chaperone Hfq encodes MNRSINIQDNFLNQLRKESIPVTVYLTNGFQIRGLIRAFDNFTIIIDSEGRQQMVYKHAISTFTPQRAVSLMAAEASE; translated from the coding sequence ATGAACAGATCCATTAATATCCAGGACAATTTTCTTAATCAATTACGTAAAGAAAGCATTCCCGTTACCGTATATTTAACCAATGGGTTTCAAATCAGAGGACTAATTCGCGCTTTTGACAACTTCACAATCATTATTGACAGTGAAGGCCGTCAACAAATGGTTTACAAACATGCCATCTCCACCTTCACGCCGCAACGAGCTGTTTCTTTAATGGCTGCTGAAGCTTCGGAATAA
- a CDS encoding SDR family oxidoreductase codes for MATATEKKPAFPPQHQDQQPGIEAKMNPLPVFEHSGYKAAGKLKDKVALITGGDSGIGRAVAIAYAKEGADVVLVYLNEHTDAEETQRHVEKAGRKCLHVAGDIGDEKFCKQIIEQAIGKFGKLDILVNNAAEQHPQPSIENITSEQLERTFRTNIFSFFYLTKAAIPHLKSGSAIINTASITAYHGHEQLLDYSATKGAIVTFTRSLSLQLNAKGIRVNGVAPGPIWTPLIPSTFTAEEVATFGSTTPMKRAGQPSELAASYVFLASEDSSYMAGQILHVNGGAIVNG; via the coding sequence ATGGCAACAGCAACAGAAAAGAAACCGGCATTCCCGCCTCAGCATCAGGACCAGCAACCGGGCATTGAAGCAAAGATGAACCCTCTTCCTGTCTTTGAGCATTCTGGGTATAAAGCAGCTGGCAAGCTTAAGGATAAAGTCGCCCTGATTACAGGAGGCGATAGCGGAATTGGCCGCGCTGTCGCGATTGCCTATGCCAAAGAGGGCGCTGATGTCGTATTGGTCTATTTGAACGAACATACGGATGCGGAAGAAACACAGCGTCATGTGGAAAAGGCAGGTCGAAAGTGTCTGCATGTGGCCGGAGACATTGGTGACGAAAAGTTCTGCAAGCAAATCATTGAACAAGCTATCGGGAAGTTCGGAAAACTCGATATCTTAGTTAACAATGCAGCAGAACAGCATCCTCAGCCTAGCATCGAGAATATCACTTCGGAGCAGCTGGAGCGGACGTTTCGAACCAATATCTTCTCTTTCTTTTATTTGACCAAAGCTGCAATACCCCACTTGAAATCCGGAAGCGCAATTATCAACACGGCTTCTATTACCGCTTATCACGGTCATGAGCAGCTGCTCGATTATTCCGCTACAAAAGGGGCCATTGTCACCTTCACACGCTCCCTGTCTCTTCAACTGAATGCTAAAGGCATACGCGTGAATGGCGTGGCTCCTGGTCCGATCTGGACGCCTCTCATTCCTTCTACGTTCACCGCAGAGGAAGTTGCCACGTTCGGCTCGACAACACCCATGAAACGTGCCGGTCAGCCAAGTGAGCTCGCTGCCAGCTATGTTTTCCTTGCAAGTGAGGATTCGTCCTATATGGCTGGTCAAATCCTGCATGTAAACGGTGGAGCCATTGTAAACGGATAA
- a CDS encoding peptidylprolyl isomerase → MNLPFNMIKPAKLFPLTLIALTLIVSACGNKPTESAGGSATPKSGATTPAATSVASPAASPTAAPKQWSKEPDMTIDPNKTYQAEVTTSKGSFTIDLFAKEAPKTVNNFVFLSKEGFYNNVTFHRIIKSFMIQTGDPLGTGRGGPGYKFADELKTSHKYEPGIVAMANSGPNTNGSQFFICSGEDCANLNKQPNYSIFGKVTSEGMATIAKIADTPVEMGGEASPSKPKEKVTINAIAIKEK, encoded by the coding sequence ATGAATTTGCCTTTCAACATGATTAAACCAGCTAAGCTATTTCCACTCACGTTAATCGCGTTAACGTTAATCGTTTCTGCCTGCGGCAACAAACCTACTGAATCTGCCGGTGGTTCAGCAACGCCTAAAAGCGGCGCAACGACGCCTGCTGCTACTTCGGTAGCATCCCCAGCGGCATCGCCAACTGCAGCTCCAAAGCAATGGAGCAAAGAGCCAGATATGACGATCGACCCGAACAAAACCTATCAAGCTGAAGTCACAACGTCCAAGGGATCGTTTACCATTGATCTGTTTGCTAAGGAAGCTCCGAAGACCGTTAACAACTTTGTGTTCCTATCCAAAGAAGGCTTTTATAACAATGTGACGTTTCACCGCATTATCAAATCGTTCATGATTCAAACAGGAGATCCGCTTGGCACAGGCAGAGGCGGTCCAGGCTACAAGTTTGCAGATGAGCTGAAAACTTCGCATAAATATGAACCCGGCATTGTCGCGATGGCGAATTCCGGTCCCAATACGAATGGCAGTCAATTTTTCATTTGTTCAGGTGAAGATTGTGCGAATCTAAATAAACAACCTAACTATTCGATTTTCGGCAAAGTAACGTCAGAAGGCATGGCAACAATAGCTAAAATCGCCGATACACCTGTTGAGATGGGTGGCGAAGCCTCACCAAGCAAGCCAAAGGAAAAAGTAACGATTAACGCAATCGCCATTAAAGAAAAATAG